From bacterium:
GACTGGGTGCTCTCGTGGGCCGAGCGGCCCCAGGGTCCGGCGGCGCTCGGCGGGCTGGCGTTCGTCGAGTCGTCGTTCTTCCCCATCCCGCCGGACCCGCTCCTGATCGCGCTGTGCCTGGGGGCGCCGAAGCGCGCGCTGTGGTTCGCGACGATCTGCTCCGTGGCGTCTGCGGTCGGCGGCATCGCGGGCTACGCGCTCGGCTGGGGCGTCTGGGCGCTGGTCAGGGACTTCTTCTTCGCCTACGTCCCGGGCGTGACCCCCGAGGCGTTCGAGCGGGTGCGGGTGCTCTACGACCGCTGGGATTTCTGGGCGATCTTCGTCGCGGGCTTCACTCCGATCCCCTACAAGGTCTTCACGCTCTCGGCGGGCGTCTTCCAGATCTCGTTCCCGGTGTTCGTGGTGGCGAGCCTGATCAGCCGGAGCGCGCGATTCTTCCTGGTCGCCGGCCTGATCTACGTCTTCGGCCCCGGGATCCAGGGGTTCATCGACCGGCACTTCGACCGCCTCGTCTGGCTGTTCTTCTTCCTGCTCGTCGCCGGGTTCCTCGTGATCGAGTACGTGCTCTGAACCCGGACGGGAGCGGACCGTGCGCCGGCCTTGCGTGGTGGTCTGCGGTCGGGTAACCTAGCCAGCGCACGATGCCGCTCGCGGCGGGATCGCGAGTGGCGCGCCGACGGCTTCCCCGGAGACGCCTTGTCATGACGCGATCCGCCGACACACCGACGCCGGCTGCGGATTCGCCGCTTCCGCCGGTGTACTCCCGCCTCTCGGCCGCCCCGCTCCCTGGTGGCGTGGTGGAGGATGGCGCGCCGGCGAGGCCGTATTACGGCCCCGGGGGTCTTCCGCCGCGGGACGCCCGGCCCGTTGGGGCGTCCCCGGGCCCGGGGCGTCCCGACGCACGCGTCGAGCCCTCGGGGACGGTGAACGCGTCGGTCTCGCCGCGGCTCATTCCCGTGCTGGACCGGACCGCCGCGCACGGCGCGCCCCTCGCCCATCAACCGGATGACGTCGCGGCCGTGGCGGGGGCGGAGGCAGCCGTCGAAACGGTCCGCGCGGGCGGCCCGTCGCCGAGCAGCAGGGGCCTTGGAGAGCGGGATCGGGCGCTGGCCGACCTCGTGGCCGATCGCCTCGAACGGCTCGCGGCCAGGATCCGGGCGGAAGGCCACCCGCGGCTGGCCCGGGCGACCGACACCGGTGAGCCGCTCGACGCGGTGCTGGTCGACATCGTGGGCGACTACCTCAGGGACCGCGGTGCCT
This genomic window contains:
- a CDS encoding cytochrome B, with the protein product MKENREREVGASVSGGPTTPGAASVRRGWFRRLYDWVLSWAERPQGPAALGGLAFVESSFFPIPPDPLLIALCLGAPKRALWFATICSVASAVGGIAGYALGWGVWALVRDFFFAYVPGVTPEAFERVRVLYDRWDFWAIFVAGFTPIPYKVFTLSAGVFQISFPVFVVASLISRSARFFLVAGLIYVFGPGIQGFIDRHFDRLVWLFFFLLVAGFLVIEYVL